A stretch of Campylobacter showae DNA encodes these proteins:
- the nrfD gene encoding NrfD/PsrC family molybdoenzyme membrane anchor subunit: MNGAINFTATFSHGVEWGWPIAVYLLLAGMSGGALIVAILVKFYKNQTESTPLFKAASLLSLVTILLGMVCLVADLERPLLFWKILINYNFTSVMSVGVAALCVYIPLSFVACLYAFEDCLREFLTRNLSFLKGLFELVMKIVNALRPLLLALTLLFAVAICAYTGFLISVLVRFPILNTAVLPALFVASGLSAGIAGSSLIAALFFRADPHGGDLKTLHAVEWPVLAMEILLIGMIFVSLITGSDVQKAASVAFSEGFYAKMFWLGVVGVGFCVPLVLNFALGKKIAHTAFAFYVSALASVVGVLLLRMFILYAGQTYDIIM, encoded by the coding sequence ATGAACGGAGCTATAAATTTCACTGCGACCTTCTCGCACGGCGTAGAGTGGGGCTGGCCGATAGCGGTTTATCTCTTGCTAGCGGGTATGAGCGGCGGCGCTTTGATCGTCGCGATCCTCGTCAAATTTTATAAAAATCAGACCGAAAGCACGCCGCTGTTTAAGGCTGCGTCATTGCTATCTTTAGTTACGATCTTACTCGGCATGGTCTGCCTGGTAGCCGATTTAGAGCGACCGCTTCTTTTTTGGAAAATTTTGATTAATTATAACTTCACATCGGTTATGTCCGTGGGCGTTGCAGCGCTTTGCGTCTATATCCCGCTTAGCTTCGTAGCCTGCCTTTATGCGTTTGAAGATTGCCTAAGAGAGTTTTTGACGCGCAATCTTAGCTTTTTAAAAGGGCTTTTCGAGCTTGTGATGAAAATCGTAAACGCGCTTCGTCCGCTACTTCTTGCGCTTACGCTTCTTTTTGCGGTCGCGATCTGCGCATATACGGGATTTTTGATCTCGGTTTTAGTTAGATTTCCTATCCTTAATACCGCTGTTTTACCTGCGCTTTTCGTGGCGTCTGGCTTATCGGCAGGCATCGCGGGCTCAAGCCTGATAGCCGCGCTTTTCTTTAGAGCTGACCCGCACGGCGGCGATCTAAAAACCTTGCACGCTGTCGAGTGGCCGGTTTTGGCGATGGAAATTTTACTAATCGGCATGATTTTCGTCTCGCTAATCACCGGAAGCGACGTGCAAAAAGCCGCGAGTGTCGCATTTAGCGAGGGATTTTATGCGAAGATGTTTTGGCTAGGCGTCGTAGGCGTTGGTTTTTGCGTACCGCTAGTTTTAAATTTCGCACTCGGCAAAAAGATCGCTCACACCGCGTTTGCGTTCTACGTTAGCGCGCTTGCCAGCGTGGTCGGAGTATTACTTCTTAGAATGTTTATACTATACGCAGGTCAAACTTACGATATAATAATGTAA
- a CDS encoding cytochrome c3 family protein produces the protein MRNLSKTLLGLLMGVSVFASQACCEEHNMQMSQQARDVIANPKGTLQSRGVISLQDYIVEEQEMYEWLFKNHPIFTKYGGKTVGKLDVHDRGLEWLAEGHGFDMSKASKRDGGKGYSSMMYRIPAGSSLQFPNKFVGSEKCGECHPAQYEVWSRSRHATTIRFPGEHPEVNNNLTDPVFSPDTASILPQGITPDVIYATVGHLRTKFGYIDAWLLRGTYHVEGGLLRDGTGQIVAGGNQFQRTWALNLTPETVKKIKDFVPDFPETLADYGDNGGYVRGLASYAAKYKKSMFFQANGSYCEVCHPFKFDFKTKKEFYAALGNAKELQKHTISKGVSCEECHGAGGHLDGATNFRTSNCERCHQRFNYSPDLARANPLNQGKLDLSLSSKFKSMGPGCGSEGSQSYFTAHYDKGMRCTTCHDPHDNTGPVVGDKTIKGVNYNSEQGYLSALYTKPKIRKDCQDCHKEQAYIASRADTHKDNTCASCHMPFMMSCENFYAIQFQDNAGFDTQRRSHIWKIDVDPARKSLVAGDAAKGPRDAKDWHFQRDKNGHNFVDLMWACARTSWADKDMQDTKGCHSPVLSELKPTLHFKNQKQVYDEVMGWQTPVKNDFSQVKIGIEGLYAILETKKLSPSDKTRVYELIEKAQDTVDLLQKDGSWGMHGFKYTKQRLDASKEYIKEAQRIINNNL, from the coding sequence ATGAGGAATTTAAGTAAAACCTTATTAGGTTTGCTTATGGGCGTTAGCGTCTTCGCATCGCAAGCCTGTTGCGAAGAACACAACATGCAGATGTCTCAACAAGCGCGAGACGTCATAGCAAACCCAAAAGGCACGCTTCAAAGTAGAGGCGTAATATCCTTGCAAGACTACATCGTAGAAGAGCAAGAGATGTATGAGTGGCTGTTTAAAAACCACCCGATTTTCACAAAATACGGCGGTAAAACAGTCGGTAAACTGGACGTTCACGACCGTGGACTTGAGTGGCTTGCCGAAGGTCACGGCTTTGACATGTCAAAAGCTAGTAAAAGAGACGGCGGTAAAGGCTACAGCTCTATGATGTATAGGATACCTGCGGGTTCGTCTTTGCAGTTTCCTAACAAATTCGTAGGATCCGAAAAGTGCGGCGAGTGCCACCCTGCGCAGTACGAGGTATGGAGCAGATCGCGCCACGCCACTACTATCCGCTTCCCCGGCGAACACCCGGAGGTTAATAACAACCTAACCGATCCGGTATTTAGCCCGGATACCGCGTCTATCTTGCCTCAGGGTATTACTCCAGATGTTATTTATGCGACCGTCGGACACCTAAGAACCAAATTCGGCTACATAGACGCGTGGCTTTTGCGCGGAACTTACCACGTAGAGGGCGGTTTGCTACGAGACGGCACAGGTCAGATCGTAGCAGGCGGTAACCAATTCCAAAGAACTTGGGCGTTAAATTTAACTCCCGAAACAGTTAAGAAAATCAAAGATTTCGTTCCTGATTTTCCGGAAACTCTAGCTGATTACGGCGATAACGGCGGATACGTCAGAGGCCTAGCCTCATACGCCGCTAAATACAAAAAGTCGATGTTTTTCCAAGCAAACGGTTCTTACTGCGAAGTTTGCCACCCGTTCAAATTTGACTTTAAAACTAAGAAAGAGTTCTATGCGGCTCTTGGTAATGCCAAAGAGCTTCAAAAGCACACTATCTCTAAAGGCGTAAGCTGTGAGGAGTGTCACGGAGCCGGCGGTCACCTTGACGGAGCTACAAACTTTAGAACTTCAAACTGCGAACGCTGTCACCAAAGATTTAACTATAGCCCAGACCTAGCTAGAGCCAATCCTCTAAACCAAGGCAAGCTTGACCTATCTCTAAGCTCTAAATTTAAATCAATGGGACCAGGATGCGGATCTGAGGGTTCACAATCATACTTTACCGCTCACTACGATAAAGGTATGCGCTGCACCACTTGCCACGATCCTCACGATAACACAGGTCCGGTTGTAGGCGATAAGACTATCAAAGGCGTAAACTATAACTCAGAGCAAGGCTACCTAAGTGCGCTTTACACTAAACCAAAAATCAGAAAAGATTGTCAAGATTGCCACAAAGAGCAAGCATATATCGCTTCTAGAGCCGATACGCATAAAGATAACACTTGCGCATCTTGCCATATGCCGTTCATGATGAGCTGCGAGAACTTCTACGCTATTCAGTTCCAAGACAACGCGGGATTCGATACTCAAAGAAGATCGCACATCTGGAAGATCGACGTAGATCCTGCTAGAAAATCTCTAGTTGCGGGCGACGCGGCTAAAGGACCAAGAGATGCTAAAGATTGGCACTTCCAAAGAGATAAAAACGGACATAACTTCGTTGACCTAATGTGGGCGTGCGCTAGAACGTCTTGGGCGGATAAAGATATGCAAGATACTAAAGGCTGCCACAGCCCTGTTCTATCTGAGCTAAAACCTACCCTACACTTCAAGAACCAAAAACAGGTTTACGACGAAGTAATGGGATGGCAAACTCCTGTTAAAAACGACTTCTCTCAAGTCAAAATCGGTATCGAGGGACTTTATGCTATCTTAGAAACTAAGAAACTAAGCCCTAGCGATAAGACGAGAGTTTATGAGCTAATCGAAAAAGCGCAAGACACAGTTGACTTGCTACAAAAAGACGGCTCATGGGGTATGCACGGCTTTAAATATACAAAACAAAGACTCGACGCTTCTAAAGAGTACATCAAAGAAGCCCAAAGAATCATAAACAACAATTTATGA
- a CDS encoding FKBP-type peptidyl-prolyl cis-trans isomerase N-terminal domain-containing protein — MRFKLSKNPLLALYLTAGCVLYASAADKEAMTQEQKESYSIGISTGTYISAQLKKQESLGVKFDSKALLDGFADAFKKEQKLTDEEIISLLNQRDEKLNKLTQNALKKALEKNLKEGEEFMAKNAKNKKVKTTKSGLQYEVIAVGDGDKPRPESVVALNYKAYLINGKVFDDTYSRNEPAILSMVNLIDGLQEGLMMMNGNSKYKFVIPSHLAYGDEGADEIPGGSTLIFEVELVKALKPGELAGAAKKLSETQPRNFHGAHSHGSSVGR; from the coding sequence ATGCGTTTTAAACTTAGCAAAAATCCGCTTTTAGCTCTCTACCTAACGGCCGGCTGCGTTTTGTACGCAAGCGCTGCAGACAAAGAGGCGATGACGCAAGAGCAAAAAGAATCATACAGTATCGGAATTTCAACCGGAACCTATATATCCGCACAACTAAAAAAACAAGAAAGCCTAGGCGTTAAATTTGACAGCAAGGCTCTTTTAGACGGCTTTGCAGACGCCTTTAAAAAAGAACAAAAACTAACGGACGAAGAAATAATCTCCCTGCTTAATCAAAGGGATGAAAAACTAAATAAGCTAACCCAAAACGCGCTAAAAAAAGCGCTTGAAAAAAATTTAAAAGAGGGCGAAGAATTTATGGCGAAAAACGCCAAAAACAAAAAGGTCAAAACGACTAAATCAGGGCTTCAGTACGAAGTCATAGCCGTCGGCGACGGCGACAAGCCAAGGCCTGAGAGCGTCGTAGCGCTAAACTATAAAGCCTACCTCATAAACGGCAAAGTTTTTGACGACACGTACTCTAGAAACGAGCCTGCGATCCTCTCTATGGTAAATTTAATAGACGGCCTACAAGAGGGCCTCATGATGATGAACGGTAACTCGAAATATAAATTCGTCATCCCGTCTCACCTAGCTTACGGAGACGAGGGCGCGGACGAGATACCGGGCGGCTCGACGCTGATTTTTGAAGTCGAGCTAGTAAAGGCGCTAAAACCTGGCGAGTTAGCCGGCGCAGCCAAAAAACTAAGCGAAACTCAGCCGCGAAATTTCCATGGCGCGCATAGCCACGGAAGTAGCGTTGGTAGATAA
- a CDS encoding c-type heme family protein, which yields MKSKFKFIVLLLVVLYGAITVLVFNFYRDLALKDAKQEAVYVLDAMNGIRDYISTVQRPLIDELKDHGIIDKDLFDPRLMSSSYITRQIYKIQLAKKNINYDYRLTATNPLNPEHEGTEFENEILEGFKEGKYEVYSDVIKDQNASYFFVGLPIKNSHPSCVECHNINSAPKKMLEQYGNLNNFEGKVGDTIAMVSFKIPVKSILLYHKQEFIVSGVAITAIFAAFLFFVYKIHKGNEKTKLQNELLMINQSRLASMGEMIGNISHQWRQPLAQISSTLVNLELYSERGKLSEQRLKEAIEEANEQIKFMSDTIEDFKNFFNPNMPKSEFDVKQAIEQACKILNATLKRHVIDVKVEIKENFTLYGNINELIQILINIINNAKEAFLNLPQERAQANRMQILITALLQNGERAITLENNAGNIDKGVINKIFKPHFTTKKSGSGLGLYMSKVIAEKNNARIYAQNINNGVVFTIKFKNS from the coding sequence GTGAAGTCCAAATTTAAATTTATCGTCCTGCTGCTCGTCGTTTTGTACGGCGCCATTACCGTTTTGGTTTTTAACTTTTACCGCGATCTTGCGCTAAAAGACGCCAAGCAGGAGGCCGTTTACGTGCTAGATGCGATGAACGGCATACGCGACTACATCTCTACCGTCCAGCGCCCGCTCATAGATGAGCTAAAAGATCACGGCATCATAGACAAAGACCTTTTTGACCCCAGACTCATGTCCTCATCCTACATCACGCGTCAAATTTACAAAATCCAGCTCGCTAAAAAAAACATAAACTACGACTACAGGCTAACGGCGACGAATCCGCTAAATCCCGAACACGAGGGCACGGAGTTTGAAAATGAAATTTTAGAAGGGTTTAAGGAGGGCAAATACGAGGTCTACTCTGACGTAATCAAAGACCAAAACGCCTCGTACTTTTTCGTCGGCCTTCCTATCAAAAACTCACACCCGTCCTGCGTCGAGTGCCACAACATAAACAGCGCGCCTAAAAAAATGCTCGAACAATACGGAAATTTAAATAATTTCGAGGGCAAAGTCGGCGACACGATAGCAATGGTGAGCTTTAAAATCCCGGTAAAAAGTATTTTGCTCTATCACAAGCAAGAATTTATAGTTAGCGGCGTGGCGATCACGGCGATCTTTGCGGCGTTTTTATTTTTCGTTTATAAAATCCACAAAGGCAACGAAAAAACCAAGCTGCAAAACGAGCTTTTGATGATAAATCAAAGCCGCCTGGCCTCGATGGGCGAAATGATCGGCAACATCTCGCACCAGTGGCGTCAGCCTCTAGCGCAGATCAGCTCGACTCTGGTAAATTTGGAGCTTTATTCCGAGCGAGGCAAACTAAGCGAGCAGAGGCTAAAAGAGGCCATCGAAGAGGCAAACGAGCAGATCAAATTTATGTCTGACACTATCGAGGACTTTAAAAATTTCTTTAATCCAAATATGCCAAAGAGCGAATTTGACGTAAAACAAGCTATAGAGCAGGCTTGTAAAATTTTAAACGCGACGCTCAAAAGGCACGTCATCGACGTAAAAGTCGAGATAAAAGAAAATTTTACGCTTTACGGAAATATAAACGAGCTCATTCAAATTTTAATTAACATTATAAATAACGCCAAAGAAGCATTTTTAAATCTGCCGCAAGAGCGGGCGCAAGCAAACCGAATGCAAATTTTAATAACCGCCCTTTTGCAAAACGGAGAACGAGCGATAACGCTCGAAAATAACGCCGGCAACATAGATAAAGGCGTGATAAATAAAATTTTCAAGCCGCATTTTACTACAAAAAAGTCGGGCAGCGGGCTTGGACTATATATGAGCAAGGTAATAGCCGAAAAAAATAACGCCCGAATTTACGCGCAAAATATAAATAATGGCGTAGTATTTACTATTAAATTTAAAAATTCATAA
- a CDS encoding 4Fe-4S dicluster domain-containing protein, producing MKEQNTRRTFFKFLASGAAVAGATSVLGKSINLDAQTENGKKPHYGMIFDQNKCVGCTDCEIACKKVNSVPKGQMRLFIQDKTDPLNLKEKRYVRVSCQQCEDAPCVNVCPTKACHKDEKTGITTMNTDDCIACKYCIVACPYDVRFINHETRAAESCNFCLDTNLKDGHEPACIEACRYEAIVFGDLNDENSHISQLLRVKDSLRMHPECGTKPSLRYIPAVKLGV from the coding sequence ATGAAAGAGCAAAATACAAGAAGGACGTTTTTTAAATTCCTTGCTTCGGGCGCGGCAGTTGCGGGAGCGACTAGCGTACTGGGCAAGAGTATAAATTTAGACGCCCAAACGGAAAACGGCAAAAAGCCGCACTATGGCATGATATTCGATCAGAACAAATGCGTCGGCTGTACCGACTGCGAGATCGCCTGTAAAAAGGTAAATTCGGTTCCGAAAGGTCAGATGAGGCTTTTTATCCAGGATAAAACCGATCCGCTAAATTTAAAAGAAAAGCGCTACGTCAGGGTATCTTGTCAGCAGTGCGAGGACGCACCGTGCGTGAACGTCTGCCCGACCAAAGCCTGTCACAAGGACGAAAAAACCGGCATTACGACGATGAACACCGACGACTGTATCGCCTGTAAATACTGCATCGTCGCCTGTCCTTACGACGTGCGCTTCATAAACCACGAAACAAGAGCCGCAGAGAGCTGCAACTTCTGCTTGGATACGAATTTAAAAGACGGTCACGAGCCCGCCTGTATCGAGGCGTGCAGATACGAGGCGATCGTATTTGGCGATCTAAACGACGAAAACTCGCACATCAGCCAGCTACTTCGCGTAAAAGACAGCCTGCGCATGCATCCTGAGTGCGGCACGAAGCCGAGCCTGCGCTATATTCCTGCGGTTAAATTGGGGGTGTGA
- a CDS encoding response regulator transcription factor, producing MQDYSILDVLSNKKVLCLEDEPYILKNMIDSLELFFAEVKGVSDGIEALDEAMSGSYDALVLDVSVPHMDGLEVAKKIRCANRKIPIVIISSHTEQEYLWRAVELKITRYLSKPYDKDTFIKALEDVAMELIDHTPMFSINDDLKYDFSKKIIYIKEEACRLSKSESKLLEYFLNNKNQTITYEQLFDYMWEFEQPTKEAIKTIVKELRRKIGKDTIKNLYGVGYLCEVQI from the coding sequence ATGCAAGATTACTCTATTTTAGATGTTTTATCCAACAAAAAAGTCCTTTGCTTAGAAGATGAACCATATATATTAAAAAATATGATCGACTCCCTCGAGCTGTTTTTTGCCGAAGTAAAAGGCGTAAGCGACGGCATCGAGGCGCTAGATGAGGCTATGAGCGGCTCATACGACGCGCTCGTCCTAGACGTCAGCGTCCCGCACATGGACGGATTAGAGGTAGCCAAAAAGATCCGCTGTGCAAACCGCAAAATCCCTATCGTCATCATCTCAAGCCACACTGAGCAAGAGTATCTGTGGCGCGCGGTCGAGCTAAAGATCACGAGATATCTCTCAAAGCCCTACGATAAAGATACGTTTATAAAAGCGCTAGAAGACGTCGCGATGGAGCTCATCGATCATACGCCGATGTTTAGTATCAACGACGACCTCAAATACGACTTTAGTAAAAAAATCATATACATAAAGGAAGAGGCCTGTCGCCTCTCCAAAAGCGAGAGCAAGCTTTTGGAGTATTTTTTAAACAACAAAAACCAAACCATCACTTACGAACAGCTATTTGACTACATGTGGGAATTTGAACAGCCGACCAAAGAGGCCATCAAAACCATCGTAAAAGAGCTGCGCCGCAAGATCGGCAAAGACACAATCAAAAATTTATACGGCGTAGGATATCTATGTGAAGTCCAAATTTAA